GGATACCGTCAAAGATAGAACCGATCAACCCCGGCCCGAGCTCGACCGAAAGAGGGGCGCCGGTCGTTTCGACCGGGTCGCCGACCTTGAGACCGGCCGTTTCTTCGTAGACCTGGATAGAAGCGAGGTCTCCGCGGAGCTCGATGATCTCGCCGATCAGCCGCTTGGCTCCGATCCTGACCAGGTCTCCCTTGCGGGCCGACTCCAGCCTGGCGACGACGAGCGGTCCGGCAACTTTGGTGATCATGAGGCGGTTCCCGTGGCTTGTCGGATCAGGCGATCGAGCTCTTCCCGAACGGCGCCGGTTGAACCGCGCCCATCGGGGAGGAGGACAACGTTGATCCCGGTGGCTTCCGCCGCGGCGATCTCCGTTTTCATTTCCACGGCTTCTCGTTCGGTAATAAAAACGAGCGGATAGTCACTGCTGCCGGAAATGGAGTTGAAGTCGGTAAAAACGTCGATCCCCGCCGCGGCCAATGGCGCGACCAGGGGACGCGGCCCGATCAAGGCGATCTTAGGCATAAGTTAAGCGGAGCCTCCCGCGGAGTTCATTGGTTTTCAGCCCGAGCTGTTTAGTGACCAGGACCAGGCGGATAAGTTTAATCTCTATCTCCTTGGCGACGGCAAAGCCGAGGAGCGGTTCGATCCCGAACGCCATATATTTGGCCGGCCTGACGATCGTCAGAAATTCGTTGTCGGTTTCCCGTTCCAGCGCGGCCAGGGAGCCGGTCTTTTTATACTCTTCAAGTCCAGGAGTAACGGCCCGGCCCAGGGCGCTATATTTATATTTGGCCAGCGCCGTATCAGCGTCAATCTTGCCGGCCAGGAGATCGAGCTTGAGAGAGTTCAAAGTGATAAAGGCCTTCGCGTAACGGCGAAAGATCAGGCTGTCGCTATCCTTGGCAGTTTGCTTGAGGAGCGCCATATGGTTCTGGAGGGAAACACCCGGCTCATATTTGTGCCAGAAGGCGGTTATTAGTTCATTACCGGGAGCCAATTCGAGTAACAAGGCTTTCGTCCAGGCAAGTTCCGCCTCGTAGTGGGGGATCTCACGCAAGACCTGATAGGCGCTCTGGAGATCGGGCGCCTC
This Candidatus Margulisiibacteriota bacterium DNA region includes the following protein-coding sequences:
- a CDS encoding V-type ATPase subunit; this translates as MDKFAYAIGRLRSLEKDLLDESRLVRITEAPDLQSAYQVLREIPHYEAELAWTKALLLELAPGNELITAFWHKYEPGVSLQNHMALLKQTAKDSDSLIFRRYAKAFITLNSLKLDLLAGKIDADTALAKYKYSALGRAVTPGLEEYKKTGSLAALERETDNEFLTIVRPAKYMAFGIEPLLGFAVAKEIEIKLIRLVLVTKQLGLKTNELRGRLRLTYA